In the Paenibacillus sp. FSL R7-0337 genome, GAGATTCCCACAGATACCGGGGACTTCCGGCTGATCGACCGTAAGGTCTGCGATGTGCTGCGCGGCCTGAAGGAGAAGAACCGTTATGTGCGGGGGCTGGTGAGCTGGGTTGGCTTCCGGCAGACCATGGTGGAATATGTGCGGGAGGAACGCTTCGCCGGGGAGACAAAATATCCGCTCAAAAAAATGATCCGCTTTGCGCTCGACGGAATCACCTCCTTCTCGCATAAGCCGCTCAAAATCGCCTCCTATGTCGGCTTCTTCCTGTCCTTCTCCAGCTTCATTTACCTGTTCCTGGTTTTATTCCAGAAGGTTTTCACCTCCTGGACCGTGCCGGGCTGGGCATCCATTGTGGGAGTTAACCTGCTGTTTAACGGCATTGTGCTGATGCTGCTGGGCGTCATTGGGGAATACATCGGACGGATCTATGACGAATCGAAGGATAGACCACTCTATATCGTAAGCGAGACCAGAGGCTACCCGGAGACAGAGGCTGAAGACACCCGGAAGGAAAGCGATTATGCAAGATAAGGCTTGGCGCGCAGGCATGATCCAGTTTCTGAAATTTAATGCGGTGGGCCTGCTTAATACATTCATAGATTTTGCGGTATTTACCCTGCTGCATTCCCTGGGGATGCTTAACACCCCCGCACAGATTATTTCCTACAGCGCCGGGACGGCCAACAGCTTTTTCTGGAATAAGAAGGTGACCTTTAAGGGAAGGGACAGAGGCGGGAATGGCGGCTTTGACCGGATGCAGCTGGTGAGATTTATTGTGCTGAATCTGCTGGTACTGGGCATTTCGGTGCTGCTGATTCATCTTCTGACTGACCGGCTGGGGATACAGGTGCTA is a window encoding:
- a CDS encoding glycosyltransferase family 2 protein, which gives rise to MKARYSVIVPMYNEEEVIQVTYERLKKVMDECGDTYELVFVNDGSRDRTAEIIRGISNADEHVKLIDFSRNFGHQVAITAGMDYAEGQAVVVIDADLQDPPEVILQMIAKWKEGYEVVYAKRLKRHGETFFKKVTAKIFYRLLSSMTSVEIPTDTGDFRLIDRKVCDVLRGLKEKNRYVRGLVSWVGFRQTMVEYVREERFAGETKYPLKKMIRFALDGITSFSHKPLKIASYVGFFLSFSSFIYLFLVLFQKVFTSWTVPGWASIVGVNLLFNGIVLMLLGVIGEYIGRIYDESKDRPLYIVSETRGYPETEAEDTRKESDYAR
- a CDS encoding GtrA family protein, with protein sequence MQDKAWRAGMIQFLKFNAVGLLNTFIDFAVFTLLHSLGMLNTPAQIISYSAGTANSFFWNKKVTFKGRDRGGNGGFDRMQLVRFIVLNLLVLGISVLLIHLLTDRLGIQVLLAKVLVTFITVIINFFGSRKWVF